The following coding sequences lie in one Apium graveolens cultivar Ventura chromosome 3, ASM990537v1, whole genome shotgun sequence genomic window:
- the LOC141713905 gene encoding uncharacterized protein LOC141713905 — MAESSRTRASLPPNQDPTSVYFIHPSDANTTQLVSVKFNGSGFNNWKRSMILTLSANNKIGFVDGTIPKPVATSVEFKAWERCNDLVYSWLLFNLDDVIAKSVLFLKTAREIWMDLEERFGFTSMTQVYSLEQQLSEIHQGTDNVSEFFTKIKTPWDAISNNQDQRMLQFMMKLSEDFAAIRGNLLMQHPMPNKRNVSYYKGQSGSGSGSAKFQNNSANFHNNVGNKTSGNFSGNAGKKVQYYCTHCKMSGHNIERCFKVHGYPQGFKFKDKRVAAVTQMSNSESTEGSESFTKA; from the exons ATGGCTGAATCGAGTCGAACTCGAGCATCTTTGCCTCCGAATCAAGATCCTACTAGTGTCTACTTTATTCATCCTTCTGATGCAAATACCACACAACTTGTATCAGTTAAATTCAATGGAAGTGGTTTTAATAACTGGAAACGATCTATGATATTAACATTGTCTGCTAATAACAAAATTGGATTTGTTGATGGTACTATACCTAAACCTGTGGCTACATCTGTTGAGTTTAAGGCTTGGGAGAGATGTAATGATTTGGTTTACTCCTGGTTATTGTTCAATTTGGATGATGTTATTGCAAAAAGTGTGTTATTTCTCAAGACTGCAAGAGAGATATGGATGGATTTGGAGGAGCGTTTTGGTTTTACATCAATGACTCAGGTGTATTCTTTGGAGCAACAATTGTCTGAGATTCATCAAGGCACTGATAATGTGTCTGAATTTTTCACCAAGATCAAAACTCCCTGGGATGCAATTAGTAACAAT CAAGATCAGAGGATGTTGCAATTTATGATGAAACTCAGTGAAGATTTTGCAGCAATAAGGGGTAATCTCCTGATGCAGCATCCAATGCCAA ATAAGAGAAATGTTTCTTACTATAAAGGACAATCTGGTTCTGGTTCTGGTTCTGCTAAATTTCAGAATAATTCTGCtaatttccataataatgttggAAACAAAACTAGTGGAAATTTCTCAGGAAATGCAGGTAAGAAGGTTCAGTACTATTGTACCCATTGTAAGATGTCTGGACACAACATAGAAAGGTGTTTCAAAGTTCATGGCTATCCACAAGGTTTCAAGTTTAAGGACAAAAGAGTTGCTGCTGTTACTCAAATGAGTAATTCTGAAAGTACAGAGGGTTCAGAATCTTTTACTAAAGCTTAG
- the LOC141711751 gene encoding uncharacterized protein LOC141711751 — MEAELGKVQGNENSRLSSVIIDVKTDAGIEIVDRDPVTCKDYRENENCQSSQDRVESEKIIINGDSNRKSTSGESSKGDELKMCRICHLANRENSNSEILIQLGCGCKNELGASHLSCAQTWFKLKGNRLCEICGKIAQNVSGVEETYTNANNTNVILVVEWDEMGRFSSSTARATRGNTIIQDRERCQRNCRNVVLACLVLAFLVPWLFRINMF, encoded by the exons ATGGAGGCAGAATTAGGAAAAGTACAAGGCAATGAAAATTCGAGATTATCGTCGGTGATTATTGATGTTAAAACTGATGCTGGAATCGAGATTGTTGATCGTGATCCAGTAACCTGCAAAGACTATCGAGAGAATGAAAATTGTCAGAGTTCACAAGACAGAGTGGAATCTGAGAAAATCATCATCAATGGTGATAGTAATCGTAAAAGTACCAGCGGGGAGAGTTCGAAAGGAGATGAATTAAAGATGTGCAGAATTTGCCATTTGGCCAATCGGGAGAACAGTAATTCAGAAATTTTGATACAGCTTGGTTGTGGTTGTAAAAATGAACTTGGCGCTTCTCATCTCTCTTGTGCTCAGACTTGGTTTAAACTGAAAGGCAATAG ATTGTGTGAGATATGCGGAAAAATTGCCCAGAATGTAAGTGGAGTGGAGGAGACATATACGAATGCTAACAATACGAATGTAATATTGGTGGTGGAGTGGGATGAGATGGGGAGGTTTAGCAGCAGTACAGCCAGAGCAACAAGAGGAAATACAATTATTCAGGACCGAGAGCGGTGCCAACGCAACTGTCGTAACGTTGTACTCGCATGCCTGGTTCTTGCCTTCTTAGTTCCGTGGCTGTTTCGCATCAACATGTTCTGA